The following proteins are encoded in a genomic region of Ostrea edulis chromosome 7, xbOstEdul1.1, whole genome shotgun sequence:
- the LOC125654532 gene encoding uncharacterized protein LOC125654532 codes for MYLLQILLTTVYFVSVGGVPPSCKERELIGNCCPNSYYNTTAKECKICPNGFIGINCSEKCQDNFHGRECQKTCPRHCQGLCHHITGECPHQVTTTLWTTPLFDKSHISTIEHRNRRMSTTNNIQTKEASLERSTYTTHMTSHTIHAKSIEISNKFLREEKSTFPVIVPIVCFGSTLVGLLFIIFMIHVVRTYKTHRSSQLQEVDVQTQFNSVYDLINEDCMQITSTGGCDTAKNG; via the exons ATGTATCTGCTACAAATCCTTTTGACAACCGTGTACTTTGTATCTGTTGGAGGGGTTCCACCGTCTTGTAAAGAGCG AGAACTGATCGGGAATTGTTGTCCAAATTCCTACTATAACACAACTGCAAAGGAGTGTAAAA TATGCCCAAATGGATTCATTGGTATCAACTGCAGTGAAAAGTGTCAAGATAATTTTCATGGAAGAGAATGCCAGAAAACGTGTCCTCGACATTGTCAGGGATTATGTCACCATATAACAGGAGAATGTCCCCATCAAG TGACCACTACGCTGTGGACGACTCCTCTGTTTGATAAATCACACATCAGTACCATTGAACATAGAAACAGACGAATGTCAACTACAAACAATATCCAAACCAAGGAAGCGTCTTTAGAGAGAAGTACATACACCACTCACATGACGTCACATACCATTCACGCGAAGTCAatagaaatatcaaataaatttcTCCGTGAGGAAAAGTCAACTTTTCCTGTCATCGTCCCAATCGTGTGTTTTGGATCGACTCTTGTTGGGTTATTGTTTATCATATTCATGATTCATGTGGTTCGAACTTATAAAACACATCGCAGTTCACAATTACAGGAGGTAGACGTACAAACACAGTTTAACTCAGTCTACGATCTGATTAATGAAGATTGCATGCAGATTACTTCTACAGGTGGTTGCGATACGGCAAAAAATGGGTGA